From Coffea eugenioides isolate CCC68of unplaced genomic scaffold, Ceug_1.0 ScVebR1_396;HRSCAF=1068, whole genome shotgun sequence, a single genomic window includes:
- the LOC113758211 gene encoding viridiflorene synthase-like, giving the protein MASTQSSLHSNSLQETVRPLAAFPENIWADRIAPFTPDKEEHEMYEREIEMLKAEVASMLLPTGKTMTERFDFIDKIERLGVSHHFDIEIENQLQEFFNVYTNFGEYSAYDLSSAALQFRLFRQHGFNVSCGIFDQFIDAKGKFKESLCNDTRGLLSLYDASHVRTHGDEILEEALAFTTTHLTSGGPRLDSTLAKQVKYALEQPLHKGIPRYEAWHYISIYGEDESNYKLLLRLAKLDYHLLQMSYKQELCEIISWGKGLESVSKFPYARDRFVECYFWAVGTLYEPQHSLVRMTFAKVAALITMIDDIYDAYGTVDELQILTDSAERWDSSGADQLSDYIRASYTTLLKFNREVAEKLAKKQRTYAFDKYIEEWKQYLTTNLTQSRWFLTKELPSFADYISNGAITIGVYLTASAAFLDMDNASEDVINWMSTMPKLMFACSTHARLINDFGGHKFDKERGSGTALECYMKDYNVSEEEAAKKIREMCEDIWKVMNEECLRPTPIPRDILKMLLNIVRVGETTNKHRIDGFTQPHAIEEFIRAMLVDFMSV; this is encoded by the exons ATGGCGTCAACTCAATCTTCTCTCCACTCAAACAGCCTGCAAGAGACTGTCCGCCCATTAGCAGCCTTTCCTGAAAACATTTGGGCTGATCGTATCGCTCCATTTACTCCCGATAAGGAG GAACATGAAATGTATGAAAGAGAGATTGAAATGTTGAAGGCAGAAGTGGCGAGCATGCTTTTGCCAACCGGAAAAACCATGACGGAGAGATTCGACTTTATAGACAAAATAGAACGACTTGGTGTCTCGCATCACTTTGACATCGAAATTGAAAACCAGCTACAAGAATTCTTTAATGTGTATACCAACTTTGGGGAGTATTCAGCTTATGATTTATCTAGTGCAGCGCTTCAATTCCGACTTTTTAGACAGCATGGTTTCAATGTCTCTTGTG GCATCTTTGACCAATTCATTGATGCTAAGGGTAAGTTCAAGGAATCCTTATGCAATGACACAAGGGGTTTGTTGAGTCTATACGATGCTAGTCATGTTAGAACACATGGAGACGAAATTTTAGAAGAAGCTCTTGCTTTCACAACCACTCATCTGACATCTGGAGGACCCCGTTTGGATTCTACTCTTGCAAAACAAGTGAAATATGCCCTTGAGCAGCCGTTGCATAAGGGCATCCCTAGATATGAGGCTTGGCATTACATCTCCATCTATGGGGAAgatgaatctaactacaaattaTTGCTGAGGCTTGCCAAGTTGGATTACCACTTGTTGCAGATGTCATATAAACAAGAGCTTTGTGAGATAATAAG TTGGGGAAAGGGATTGGAGAGTGTATCAAAATTTCCATATGCAAGGGACAGATTTGTGGAATGCTACTTCTGGGCTGTTGGAACCTTATATGAGCCTCAGCACTCTCTTGTTCGAATGACTTTTGCGAAAGTAGcagcccttattacaatgatTGATGACATCTATGATGCTTATGGCACTGTTGATGAACTTCAAATTCTCACAGACTCTGCAGAAAG GTGGGATAGCAGTGGAGCAGATCAACTCTCAGACTACATCAGAGCTTCCTACACCACACTTCTGAAATTTAATAGGGAGGTTGCGGAAAAATTAGCTAAAAAGCAAAGAACCTACGCATTCGATAAGTATATAGAAGAA TGGAAACAATACTTGACGACCAACTTGACTCAGTCAAGGTGGTTTCTCACGAAAGAATTGCCATCTTTTGCTGATTACATTAGCAATGGTGCGATCACAATCGGAGTCTATCTTACAGCATCGGCAGCTTTCTTGGACATGGATAATGCTTCAGAGGATGTTATCAACTGGATGTCAACTATGCCAAAACTTATGTTTGCTTGCTCGACACATGCCCGATTGATTAATGATTTTGGCGGTCACAAG TTCGACAAAGAAAGGGGCAGTGGCACAGCGCTTGAATGCTACATGAAGGACTATAATGTATCAGAGGAAGAGGCAGCCAAGAAGATTCGAGAGATGTGCGAGGATATTTGGAAGGTTATGAACGAGGAATGCTTGAGGCCTACTCCCATTCCTAGGGATATTCTCAAAATGCTTCTCAATATCGTACGAGTAGGTGAAACGACTAACAAGCACCGTATAGATGGATTCACTCAGCCGCATGCCATTGAAGAATTTATAAGGGCAATGCTTGTGGATTTCATGTCTGTTTGA